A region of the Ptychodera flava strain L36383 chromosome 22, AS_Pfla_20210202, whole genome shotgun sequence genome:
AAACAACAAACTAGTTTTCAAATCATGGTTTATACACTCCTTCCATATACAAAGTTTTACgatgaaaatatcagaaaaggAAACCCGAAGTGGGAataaatggaaagaaaaattgttaaatacaaggaaaagtaattacacaaatatttacaatactgAAAGTTCACAAACGTCAAGAGGATAAAAAGACAAGATTCCCGATTGCTTGAGATATttgacataaacatacattGACCGGTATCGCAGATATAATTCAAGTGAAATTTTAGAACTGGGAAATGTTACCTACATCTTGTAAAGTGTATACCAGAAATGAACATGTCGGTCACCGTGTTTGGTAGTGTGAATACCCGAGATTTTGGTGATTTAAAACACGAAATTGAAAGCTGTACTGTTGAATGTCGTGCTGTTGTAAGGATTAAAACAAATGCCACCAGCCCAGTATCTTGCGCGCTGGCTTCCTAAGTTGAATGCGACAAAGATACTGAAGACACAGCCACAAATGGTTATATTGATGTTATCCCTTGCCTTGAACAAATATCTGACCATTTTGACACAGGGCCAGCACGGTCCATCCTGCTCGTATTCAACGAGAGCGTAGAACTTTTCCCACAGGTAGTGGACGTTCATCGCGCCGGCAGAAACCAGCGGGAAGAAAAGAAGAATGACGATTTCAATCCACATGACGACGTCGATAATCCTTGCTTCTGTACTCTCGTAGCGGTCGAGGAACTTAATGGCGCGGCTGTACAGAAAATAATCCCAGTACAccaaactgaaaattttgaacGCCACGTTGGACATCTGGAAGGCCATCCACATGAAGAAGAAGCAGTCAAGACGATAGAACTCTAGGTAACTTTCCATGACCCTCCGCCGGTTTACGGAATCGTCGTGGTGGTGTTGTTTCAAAAAGATCGACGTGTGCTTGAGGTCGTCTTGCAGGGCCATGCGGAGCACGTACGCGATGTGCCAAAACGCCATGAAAAGAAACACTCCGACCAATTCGCAGAAGTAAGCGAAGATTCCCAATGGCATAACTTCATTGCAGTTCTGCAGGTGGTAGAGGTGAAACGAAGAGACGGAGATTACGTACAGCAGGACAACTGCGAGATTAATGTAGCCCGGGATGACATACCTGTTGACGTCGACACGGTTCAGAAGTCCAAGGACGTTAGTGTCGGTCATGGTGTGTATGCCACGGGAGCCGGTTGGATGACATGGTATGAGCGTAGCCACCAGACGGTACACGGCGACAGCAACGAACGGCCCGAAGAAAGTTGTGTAGGATACGGTATAGAGCAGCAAGTTCTCGTTACCCCAGCGAGTTGCAATGCGTTGTAACAAGTTCACACTTAGCATCGTGGTGAAAATCGTCAGCATAGCCACGTGACAGAAACGTCTTCGACGTGAAGGTATAGTTTCATCTACAACAATGAAAGACAGGGCTTTTTATTAAGATATGTAACATTTATTGACTATAACTACATATTAACCGCTCGATATGAACGCTGGACAGTGAAACTTTAAGGCTCGGGCATCTACTGCTAACTAGTCTGTTTATTTTGATCCTGACGAACTAATAAAGATGAACTGTTAATGAAGTAACTTATTTTGCGTAAAAATTTTTTCTCATAAGAAATCATTGAAATTACAGCCTATGTAAACCaaaggggaaagaaatcagtcccctagGGTGGGGAGGGAGAGTTTTTTGTgtaacggtttaccttatttgattttattaattttgactgtgatatttcaaataaagagttcgaCTCAACGTCGTATGACTGCTTTATataataaccagatatgaactgaatatgctcacgtgttttacaacagtttcgtcaatagtagtacgcttcacagaacaataagatatatgttatcactatatgtagcaggttttttttaaaacttcgcacagtactctcagagtttaataactaattacaaaactttatttaatatgcgaatgagctgttaattaacttgacactgctcaatgctttatgtgACAATTAGAtgtccatcagatcaacatttgtagcacgttttatttaatttaatgctgtaattttagagtaatatcacttattacaaagttcattaaatacgcaaataaaccctacattaacttgacactgttcaatgattcatagcacaattaaatatttatcaagtcaatatctgtagcacgtttcaccaaattttagtgccgaaatttcagagttatatacctaattacaaagtttattaaatatgcaaatgaaccctttattaactttatactactaaatgctttacaacacagttagatatctatcgtatcagtatttgcagcagtgttcatcacatttgatgcagttatttcggagttatatgactaattataagacttcatggaatatgcaaatgagctaattattaacttgacactgctcaatgcttctcagtacaattggatatttatcagatcaacatctgtagcaagtttcatcaaatttaatgcttcaatttggagtaaaatcactaattacaaagttcattaaatatgcaaatgaacccttaattaacttcacacaactaaatgctctacaccacaattagatatctgtcggatgactcggatcagtatctgcagcaggtttcagcacatttggtgcagttattttggagttataccactaattactaaacttcataaaatatgcaaatgacctatttgtaaacttgacactgccaaatgcttctcagtacaattagatatttatcaaacaatatctgtacccaatttcactgacttgggtgctataatttcagagttatataccttattacaaagttcattaaatatgcaaatgaacccttaattaatttaacactactaaatgctttacactacagttagatatcagtcggatcagtatctgcagcagatttcatcacatttgatgaagttatatcggagttatatgactaattacaaaccttcataaaatatgcaaataagctatttattaacttgacactgcctaatgcttcaaagtataattagatatataaaatcaatatttgttgcaagtatcatcaagtttggtgcaggaatttcagagttatctcaataataacaaaagttcattaaatatgcaaatgagaagataattgacatgacactcacagtatcatcataatgttcttagattgtcatctgtgaaaagtttcatgaaattttgtgcagtatttctt
Encoded here:
- the LOC139122511 gene encoding uncharacterized protein, yielding MSEDPKDFFIPDIERGERTVRGHRSWPFITKASLILLGFIPHNANRKCIRCAKRTTASDATDEDGDGLGERESHSSRNDANSHQNEGGKSTSKRRSYGSINNSSPVCVVCESLNPHPKKNNETIPSRRRRFCHVAMLTIFTTMLSVNLLQRIATRWGNENLLLYTVSYTTFFGPFVAVAVYRLVATLIPCHPTGSRGIHTMTDTNVLGLLNRVDVNRYVIPGYINLAVVLLYVISVSSFHLYHLQNCNEVMPLGIFAYFCELVGVFLFMAFWHIAYVLRMALQDDLKHTSIFLKQHHHDDSVNRRRVMESYLEFYRLDCFFFMWMAFQMSNVAFKIFSLVYWDYFLYSRAIKFLDRYESTEARIIDVVMWIEIVILLFFPLVSAGAMNVHYLWEKFYALVEYEQDGPCWPCVKMVRYLFKARDNINITICGCVFSIFVAFNLGSQRARYWAGGICFNPYNSTTFNSTAFNFVF